TTTTCCATATAAATGAAGATATACTCCAGGAATTTGAAGAATTTCATCCAAACCTTCATACGCTGCCTGCCCACTGTAATTAATTTCTCCCAGCAAATTCACCATAACAGACGGCATAACACTCTCAGTTGCTCCAAGTGGCAAGTTCAAAATGGCTCTAAGGTGTTGCTCATACTGCGATGTAATGTTTGCTTCAATTGTCTGATGTCCGCTGTTATGTGGCCTTGGAGCAATTTCATTCACTAGTACCTGATCATCATGCGTGACAAACATTTCCACAGCAAGTACGCCGGTTAATTGCAATTTTTCTATAATGTCCACGGCAATTTTTTGGGCTTGTACTTCAACCGCTGAGCTAATATCTGCAGGTGAGAATAAAAATTCAACCAAATTAGCAACAGGGTTAAATTCAAGTTCAACTACCGGAAAATTTTTAATTTGTCCGACACTGTTGCGAGCTACAATAACTGAAATTTCTTTTTTGAAATCAACAAATTTTTCCAATACACTTGGGGCATCAAAACCCTTTACAAAATCTGCACTTGTTTTCATTACTTCAACTCCTTTGCCATCATAGCCACCAACACGCAACTTTTGTACAAAGGGTAAATAGCTTGTATTTTGATGCAACTCAACATGATTTCTAATTAACTTGAATTCTGCTGTTGGAATACTATTTTTCAGGTAAAACTCTTTTTGTAAACCTTTATCCTGAATCATTCGAATGATATGGGGTTGCGGAAAAACATGAATACCTTCTGAAGCTAATTTTTCAAGGGCATCAACATGAATGTTTTCAATTTCAATAGTAATAATGTCACACGTTTTCCCAAAAGCATAAACCGTGTCAAAATCTTGTAAACTACCGCAGTGAAAAGTATGGGCTAAAGATTTGCACGGGGCATTCACGTCAGGATCCAGCACTGCAATTTCTAGATCATACCGGATAGATTCATTGATTAACATGCGTCCCAGTTGTCCGCCACCAACTATTCCAATTTTCTTTTTGAGCATAAAATCTGATTCACGCAAAGGTATCAAGATATGAAGATATAAAAAACCTATTCACCGCATTAAAGAGAAAGAAATAGATAATGGACATCCTCATTTTTAAAAAGACAGTTCTGCTATACGTTGACTATTTTGGTGGCAGCCAGAGATTGATTTAACAACCTGCCACAGAGTATATTTTATTTCTGTTGATTTATTTTGGTATGCTATCACAACCAAGATGGTTTAGAATGAACTTTAGATGTCACAAAATTGATGCTGCAGAAAATGGATATTAAGCGTTTAGTACTGCTAGTCTAAGTACAAAGAGAATGAATTATTTGCGGATTGTACTTTAATCGCTTATATTTGCCTAAACTACTTCTTACTTGACCCATGATACGAAAATTTTTTCTCGGACTAATTTTGATGATTGCGTCCTTAGGCGGGAGGGCTCAGTCGTTTGATCTTACTATTACTACATTGGTTGCACCAGCTAGTGGGTGCTCGCTCCCAAATTCGGCGGTAATAACTATCTTGGTTTACAATGCCGGTCCGGCTGGTACTGGTTGGTATGCTCAAACTTCTTTTGACGTGAGTTATTCATTAGACGGAGCACCTGCTGTTGTTGAAACTGTGCCACTTGCTTCAGGGTTGAATGGAGGACTAGTCTATTCGTATTCTTTTATAGCTCAAGGAGATTTCTCGGCTTGTCAAGTGCATACACTCGATTTTGAAGTAATAGCTGTTGTGGCTGAAACCAACACAGCCAACAATACCTGGAGTACGACCGTGACTTCCGATTGTCCACCAACACCCGGTACCATTACAGCGCCTGCCACAGTTTGTTCAGGCATTAATTCTGGGAACTTTGTGATTACAGGCTACAATGGAAACCCTGAAGATTGGTATTATTCAACAGATGGCGGTGCAACATATCTAACAACCGGGAATATGTCAGATACACAGCCGTACACTAATATCAATTTGCAAATGTATTGGTGGGCATTGATGGGCAGTCCTTATGGATATTGCGCAGATGATTCTACCCCTGTGGTAGTGATAGATGTGGTTCCGCAAACCGTTGCAGGAACATTGCCTGCAAGTTATGATATTTGTGATAATGGAAATGGTGGTCAAGTTGATCTCTCCGGTTATTTGGGTAATATTCTTCAATGGGAATATTCTTATGACGGTGGGATTGATTGGGATACACTTGCCAATGTATCAGACTCTCTTGAATACTGGAATCTCAATGATACCATCACGTATCAGGTTTTAGTTCAAAACAGTATTTGTCCAGCTGCTTATTCAAATCAAATTACCTTAACACTGATTCCGGGTACTGATGCCGGCGCTATTGTGGGTGAATTGTTGGTTTGCAATTTTGAAAATGATTCTTCATTAGAGGTAAATCCAATTGTAGGTTCACCAATTGATTGGATAGTTTCTTATGATAACGGTACAACATGGACAAATACAGGCGTAACAGACACAATTTATGATTATAATGGACTTTTAGGATACACGGTGTTTGGTGCAGTTATTCAAGAATCAAGCTGCCCTACAGACACTGTATTTCATGCCATTGTTGTTCTTCCTCTTGCGCCAACTGGAGGGGCTGATGTTTCAATTTTTGAAGGTGATTCAACGCAATTATCAGCATCAGGAGGAATTAACTTCTTGTGGTTCCCTGTTTATAATATGAGTGATGAAACTATCTACAATCCTATAGTGTGGCCTGAAATTACTACGGTCTATAACGTGCAGGTAACTGATATCAATGGATGTATAGATACCGCTTCGGTGACAGTTACCGTATTGCCTAACGTTACTGAACTTGTTGTCCCTAATCTGCTCACCCCTAACGCAGACAACTTCAATGACATTTTGGTTATACCGAATTTAGATACCTACCCAAATAATGAAATAGTTATTTTCAACGGCTACGGACAAGTTATTTACAAGGCTCAGCCATATTATAATGATTGGGATGCCACATTTAATGGAGCTGTTGTACCTGATGGAACTTATTATTACGTCCTTGACCTGCATGACCCTGCCCTAGTACCTGATCCATTTAAAGGAATTATTACTGTTATTGGAAATGAATAGAGTACTACTGTGTCTGCTGGGATTTATTATATATACAGCAGGTTTTAGCCAACAAGCACCGCTTTATAATCAATATCACCTCACTCCGCTGGTGTTTAATCCATCGTACACCGGCTTTAATGATGGGGTAGATGTTACATTAATCAGAAATCAAAAATGGGGAAATTACGGTGAAGGTTTTAATGCCAATAGCCTCAATGTGAGCACGCTCTTGCGTGATGAAAAATCAGGATTAGGAATTTCATTATACAGTGATTTTGTTGGAATAACCAGTAAACTCAACGCACATGTTTTGTATTCATACAAGATAAAATTTGGAGAGAAAGCTTTTTTACGAGCAGGCATAGCAGCCGGTGTTGTTGATAATCGCATTGATTTCAGTAATGCTATTGTTACTGATCCCAATGATCCTATCGTTATCAATGCTGTTGGAGACCGTAAAACTATGTTTGACATGAACGTTGGTTTAAACTTTAATTATGCTGATTTCCGTGTTGGTGTCAGTGTACCGCAAGTTTTAGGTTCCAAATTAATTTATTCTGATAATAATTATTCTTACTATACTTTAGAAAGACAATTAGTTTCAACGCTTGGCTATTCTTGGTTCATTAGTCGTGAAAAAGGAATAATTCTGAATCCTGAAGCGCTTGTTATTTATTCTTTTCCCGGTGCACCCTTGCAATATTCTGCCAATCTTTATTTTGAAATGCAAAAATATGGATGGATTGGAGTAGGGTACAAGAGTGATTATGCTTTGAGTTTTTCACTTGGTGTGAGTGTAGTAAAAAATTTCAAATTTGGTTTGGCGTATGATTTTATCATCAATGATATTGCAGGTTTCAGCACTGCGCCCAATGCTGAACTTTTATTGAAATATTCAATTCCGCCTAAAGTACAGCAGGTGCAAGACAATTCAGAGTATGAGAGAATGTTGGCAGAGCAAAAAAGAATCATGGATAGTTTAAATAACGTAATTGTTGAAGATGGAAAATATATTCAGGATTTGGAAGACTCATTGAAAAAATGGCCAAAAACTGTGGCGGTTACTGTTGATACCACAACTAAAGATACTATTCCACAAATTTCTGACGCAGACATGACCTCTAATCCGCAAGATTATTTCATTGAATTAAGTGGTAAAGACACACCAAACGGATATTATGTAATTACCGGTGCATTTGCACAAAAATCTAATGCTGATGCGCTTATTCGTAAGATCAAGCCTAAATACCCGAATGCCAGAATTATTCAAAACAAACGGAATAATTTGTATTACGTTTTACTCTATCACTCCACTGTGCGTGATGAGAAACTGGCATACGCATCATTTCAAGCAAAATCTGACTTAGTCGAAGAGACCTGGGTGCTTCATTATGTTAAGCCTTGATCAATTCTAAAAGTTTTTAGTTAAGATTCCATTAAATTTGCCAACAATTTTGCTGTTGATATCATTTTGCAATAGTTTTAGGCAACCATTGCATATTGTTTCCGTCTCAAAATAAAAACCCAAGGTATGAAGACTATTTTTTTCTCACTTTTTGCACTTTTAATTTCAACCATTTCTTTCTCTCAAGAAGATAATTGGATACTCTATAAATCCGTAGACGGAGTAAACGTGTATTATAAACAAACTGATTGTGTAACTAATGATGCCCCATCTCAAGTTGCATATATCATCAAGATTGAAAATACCTTATCAGTAAACATTTCAGTTGAGTGGGATCTGGCAGTTTGGTATAACAATCAAAAACAAACTGAAGATATTGCTGACGGTGAAGAACATTACACCATTCAAGTGAAATCATCTGAAACAATAGAAGGAGATTGTACCGTACCTTATGGGGCACTGTATATTTTTAAGGATTTTATCACTTATGTAAGTCCTACAAAACTTACCCGTTTTGAATTTGAAAACATCAAAGTTACTCGCCAATAATATTAACCCAAGACAAACCCAAGCGTCATGAAAAAATTAGTTCGTAACCTCGCAAAAGCAACCTTGCTATTCGTCTTATCGGGAGGAATCAGCTATGGTCAGACTATAACGGTAGGTGCCTCACCAACCAGCTTACCATGTGGTGGCGGTAACGTCAATCTAACGGCAAATGGTACTTCAACTG
This genomic stretch from Crocinitomicaceae bacterium harbors:
- a CDS encoding 5-(carboxyamino)imidazole ribonucleotide synthase; this translates as MLKKKIGIVGGGQLGRMLINESIRYDLEIAVLDPDVNAPCKSLAHTFHCGSLQDFDTVYAFGKTCDIITIEIENIHVDALEKLASEGIHVFPQPHIIRMIQDKGLQKEFYLKNSIPTAEFKLIRNHVELHQNTSYLPFVQKLRVGGYDGKGVEVMKTSADFVKGFDAPSVLEKFVDFKKEISVIVARNSVGQIKNFPVVELEFNPVANLVEFLFSPADISSAVEVQAQKIAVDIIEKLQLTGVLAVEMFVTHDDQVLVNEIAPRPHNSGHQTIEANITSQYEQHLRAILNLPLGATESVMPSVMVNLLGEINYSGQAAYEGLDEILQIPGVYLHLYGKKTTKPFRKMGHVTILDHDMVKAKEKAHVVKQTIRVISSGA
- a CDS encoding gliding motility-associated C-terminal domain-containing protein — its product is MIASLGGRAQSFDLTITTLVAPASGCSLPNSAVITILVYNAGPAGTGWYAQTSFDVSYSLDGAPAVVETVPLASGLNGGLVYSYSFIAQGDFSACQVHTLDFEVIAVVAETNTANNTWSTTVTSDCPPTPGTITAPATVCSGINSGNFVITGYNGNPEDWYYSTDGGATYLTTGNMSDTQPYTNINLQMYWWALMGSPYGYCADDSTPVVVIDVVPQTVAGTLPASYDICDNGNGGQVDLSGYLGNILQWEYSYDGGIDWDTLANVSDSLEYWNLNDTITYQVLVQNSICPAAYSNQITLTLIPGTDAGAIVGELLVCNFENDSSLEVNPIVGSPIDWIVSYDNGTTWTNTGVTDTIYDYNGLLGYTVFGAVIQESSCPTDTVFHAIVVLPLAPTGGADVSIFEGDSTQLSASGGINFLWFPVYNMSDETIYNPIVWPEITTVYNVQVTDINGCIDTASVTVTVLPNVTELVVPNLLTPNADNFNDILVIPNLDTYPNNEIVIFNGYGQVIYKAQPYYNDWDATFNGAVVPDGTYYYVLDLHDPALVPDPFKGIITVIGNE
- a CDS encoding PorP/SprF family type IX secretion system membrane protein, encoding MNRVLLCLLGFIIYTAGFSQQAPLYNQYHLTPLVFNPSYTGFNDGVDVTLIRNQKWGNYGEGFNANSLNVSTLLRDEKSGLGISLYSDFVGITSKLNAHVLYSYKIKFGEKAFLRAGIAAGVVDNRIDFSNAIVTDPNDPIVINAVGDRKTMFDMNVGLNFNYADFRVGVSVPQVLGSKLIYSDNNYSYYTLERQLVSTLGYSWFISREKGIILNPEALVIYSFPGAPLQYSANLYFEMQKYGWIGVGYKSDYALSFSLGVSVVKNFKFGLAYDFIINDIAGFSTAPNAELLLKYSIPPKVQQVQDNSEYERMLAEQKRIMDSLNNVIVEDGKYIQDLEDSLKKWPKTVAVTVDTTTKDTIPQISDADMTSNPQDYFIELSGKDTPNGYYVITGAFAQKSNADALIRKIKPKYPNARIIQNKRNNLYYVLLYHSTVRDEKLAYASFQAKSDLVEETWVLHYVKP